The sequence below is a genomic window from Atribacteraceae bacterium.
CGGGAGAACGACGACAAATTCTTCCCCCCCGTAACGGGCGGCAAAATCAGAGGCCCTCTCTAGAGCCTTCGACAGGACGTGTGCAACGGCCTTTAAACATTCATCACCGGAGAGGTGCCCGTAATTATCATTGTACAGTTTGAAATAATCAAGGTCGAGCAGAATGATCGAAAGTGGTCGGCCGCCTCTGGTTGCCAGTTTCCATTCATTCCCGACGACCGTGTCGAACTGTCTCCAGTTGTAAAGACCGGTTAGTCCATCCCGGTTGGAGATGTTCTCGAGGATGTCGGATTTCCGTTTCAATTCAAGGTGAGTCCTGACTCTGGCCTTGACAATCGGTAGCCTGAAAGGTTTGGAGATATAATCGACCGCTCCCAAGATTAGACCTTTGACCTCGTCTTCCTCAGTGCATTTTGCCGTAATAAAAATAATTGGGATATTACGGGTCTCCTTGTTTTCCTTGAGTCGTCGGCAGACTTCATAGCCATCCATGCCCGGCATCACGATATCCAGTAAAATGAGGTTGGGAGGATTGGATGCCACTTTATCCAACGCGGACTCTCCACTGGTTGTGACCAATAATTCATAATCCGCCTGCAGGCTTTCAGATAGCATCATCAAATTCGTAGGGCTGTCGTCTACGATCAAAATTTTTTGTTTAAGCGATTCGGTACCTTCCATCGTTACCCTCCGTTTATGAAATATAAAACTTCATCTTCCCTTTGTGTAACA
It includes:
- a CDS encoding diguanylate cyclase; the protein is MEGTESLKQKILIVDDSPTNLMMLSESLQADYELLVTTSGESALDKVASNPPNLILLDIVMPGMDGYEVCRRLKENKETRNIPIIFITAKCTEEDEVKGLILGAVDYISKPFRLPIVKARVRTHLELKRKSDILENISNRDGLTGLYNWRQFDTVVGNEWKLATRGGRPLSIILLDLDYFKLYNDNYGHLSGDECLKAVAHVLSKALERASDFAARYGGEEFVVVLPDTALDKAFLMAEKIRKEIEDLKIEHKYSPVSPYVTVSVGVVSTIPPQKTDYRMLLELADNALYEAKKSGRNRVRHQQCQAGNNSIGQPHNQ